A region from the Pelagovum pacificum genome encodes:
- a CDS encoding M20/M25/M40 family metallo-hydrolase produces the protein MSDRVTDLLSTRMDAIVSRLSDYVACQSVSADPAFEPGMESARQFLETRLAEIGLDNVQRLDGGGHPAVYADWLHAPGKPTLIVYGHYDVQPPDPLDEWQTEPFTLTEKDGRLYGRGASDNKGSSTIALESLAGYLEVEGGFPFNLRCLFEGEEEVGAATLPVIFERYRDLLRGDLVLSADGGRNGFWPAINVGCRGVTALEVTLKTSAVRDLHSGRYGGVTRNALHDMTALLASLHDDEGRVSVGGFLPDAALPTEEARRHVAELGLDEDELFASFGGTPHGWPGYSAIERLMLLPTLEINGMWGGYIGPGGKTVIPNAAHAKVTLRLVPGLSPADARKAVVDHLQAHAPEGTTVSVSAESGGAPAYNLGEDSPLVIAADRVLREVTGETPVRVRSGGTSPITATIREKLGIDTLMFGFSLPADGVHAPNESYAIQSIREGIVCWPKMLTELGRIWDAKTN, from the coding sequence GCGATTACGTCGCCTGTCAGAGCGTCAGCGCTGACCCCGCCTTCGAACCGGGAATGGAGTCCGCGCGGCAGTTCCTGGAAACGCGCCTTGCCGAAATCGGGCTCGACAATGTCCAGCGTCTCGACGGCGGCGGCCACCCGGCCGTCTACGCCGACTGGCTGCACGCGCCGGGCAAGCCGACACTCATCGTCTACGGACATTACGATGTGCAGCCTCCCGATCCGCTGGACGAGTGGCAGACCGAGCCCTTCACTCTTACCGAAAAGGACGGTCGCCTTTACGGACGCGGAGCTTCGGACAACAAGGGCTCCTCCACCATCGCGTTGGAATCCCTCGCCGGATATCTCGAGGTCGAGGGTGGCTTTCCGTTCAACCTCCGCTGCCTGTTCGAGGGTGAGGAAGAGGTCGGGGCTGCCACTTTGCCAGTGATCTTCGAGCGCTACCGCGACCTGCTGCGGGGCGACCTCGTGCTCTCGGCGGACGGCGGGCGCAACGGCTTCTGGCCGGCGATCAACGTGGGCTGCCGGGGGGTGACGGCGCTCGAGGTCACTCTAAAAACCTCCGCCGTGCGTGACCTGCACTCGGGCCGCTACGGCGGTGTGACGCGCAACGCGCTGCACGACATGACCGCACTGCTCGCCTCGCTCCACGACGACGAGGGGCGGGTTAGTGTCGGCGGCTTCTTGCCCGACGCCGCGCTGCCGACCGAGGAGGCCCGCCGCCACGTGGCCGAGCTGGGTCTGGACGAGGACGAGCTATTCGCCAGCTTCGGCGGTACGCCCCATGGCTGGCCCGGATACAGCGCGATCGAGCGGCTGATGCTGCTGCCCACGCTGGAAATCAACGGCATGTGGGGCGGCTACATCGGGCCCGGCGGCAAGACCGTGATCCCCAACGCCGCCCATGCGAAGGTCACTCTGCGCCTCGTCCCCGGCCTCAGCCCCGCCGATGCCCGCAAGGCCGTGGTCGACCACCTCCAAGCCCATGCGCCCGAAGGTACGACGGTTAGCGTGTCCGCTGAGAGCGGCGGTGCCCCGGCCTACAACCTGGGCGAGGACAGCCCCCTGGTGATCGCCGCCGACCGGGTCCTGCGCGAGGTGACGGGTGAGACCCCAGTGCGGGTGCGTAGCGGCGGCACCTCTCCGATCACAGCGACGATCCGCGAGAAGCTTGGTATCGACACGCTGATGTTCGGCTTCAGCCTGCCCGCCGACGGTGTCCACGCCCCCAACGAATCCTACGCGATCCAGAGTATCCGCGAAGGCATCGTCTGTTGGCCGAAGATGCTGACCGAGCTGGGTCGGATTTGGGACGCAAAGACCAATTGA
- a CDS encoding NAD(P)/FAD-dependent oxidoreductase, whose protein sequence is MKVIVIGAGIIGASIAFRMAEAGAQVTLVEAHRVGSGTSSTSYAWVNACEKLTSRAYFDLNFAGVKAHRRLAGEIEGANWLHRPGVVQWKDAGAEAAGFDEGNFDKLERLKSWGYPADAITAETLARLEPDVDLSTFTETGAIHYPEDGWLDSPVYAGAIVARAQRRHELRLLTGTKVARLLVRNGKAAGVVLNDGTEIEADRVVNSAGRWSNEAVGAAEHELPLAPTVGLIAYTASSDTSLRHALRTPLVNCRPDGAGRILLRANDIDKTLAFDTPATPDNPAAQELLSRMIRLMPSLTGLHVEAVRTAIRPIPKDGLSAIGPHPALDNYYVTVTHSGVTLGAFIGEAVRDELLHGRSVPELAEFRPARFF, encoded by the coding sequence ATGAAAGTCATCGTCATCGGCGCCGGGATCATCGGCGCCTCCATCGCGTTTCGTATGGCCGAGGCGGGGGCCCAGGTGACCCTGGTCGAGGCCCACCGGGTCGGCAGCGGCACCTCCTCCACCAGCTACGCTTGGGTCAATGCTTGCGAGAAGCTCACCTCGCGCGCCTATTTCGATCTCAACTTCGCCGGGGTGAAGGCGCACCGCCGACTCGCCGGCGAGATCGAGGGCGCCAACTGGCTCCACCGCCCTGGCGTCGTCCAGTGGAAGGACGCGGGCGCCGAGGCCGCAGGCTTCGACGAGGGCAATTTCGACAAGCTCGAACGGCTTAAGAGCTGGGGTTACCCCGCCGATGCGATCACCGCCGAGACGCTGGCGCGGCTCGAGCCGGACGTGGACCTGTCCACCTTCACCGAGACCGGCGCGATCCACTACCCCGAGGACGGCTGGCTCGACTCGCCGGTCTACGCCGGGGCCATCGTCGCCCGCGCCCAGCGGCGCCATGAGTTGAGGCTGCTCACCGGCACCAAGGTGGCGCGCCTGCTGGTGCGGAACGGCAAGGCGGCGGGTGTCGTGCTGAACGACGGCACCGAGATAGAGGCCGACCGTGTGGTCAACAGCGCCGGCCGCTGGTCGAACGAGGCGGTGGGCGCGGCCGAGCACGAGCTTCCGCTGGCGCCGACCGTCGGGCTGATCGCCTACACCGCCAGCAGCGACACCAGCCTGCGCCACGCCCTGCGTACGCCGCTTGTCAACTGCCGCCCCGACGGGGCGGGCCGCATCCTGCTGCGCGCCAACGACATCGACAAGACGCTGGCCTTCGACACCCCCGCAACCCCTGACAACCCCGCCGCGCAGGAGCTGTTGTCGCGGATGATCCGCCTTATGCCCTCGCTGACGGGGCTGCATGTAGAGGCCGTGCGAACTGCGATCCGCCCGATCCCCAAGGACGGGCTCTCGGCCATCGGGCCCCATCCGGCGCTCGATAATTATTACGTAACCGTTACCCACAGCGGCGTGACGCTCGGCGCCTTCATCGGCGAGGCTGTGCGCGACGAACTGCTGCACGGCCGCTCGGTCCCCGAGCTGGCTGAGTTCCGCCCGGCGAGGTTCTTCTAG
- a CDS encoding NAD/NADP octopine/nopaline dehydrogenase family protein, with protein sequence MRIAILGAGAAGYANAAYLMDRGHEVVLWSPSGASTAALRDGAILCEGEVEGSFRPHIADTCAEAVAGAAIVMITLPANGHRAVYDALVPALSDGQLVIISAQPILAGYRLSDAVVARGLDVPVMVWGTTLLRSRRHEGTKVRINTIRRRIDAAVTPADAPVQSLCTEVFGDHFQMRDGLMAVSLANINPQCHLALALTNITRMERREAWGQGENLTSSVSRLMADLDAERVAIGAAMGIEVRSLAEHYHLTYDIPRAAFEIMAEAVRDMGPGQLGPTTPNSRYVLEDAPFGLVALVALGRATGREAVLHSAGLRLLSSLYGRDFEAENDLLEGVDVSALVRKATV encoded by the coding sequence ATGCGTATCGCGATCCTGGGTGCCGGCGCCGCCGGCTATGCCAACGCCGCCTACCTCATGGACCGCGGCCATGAGGTCGTCCTCTGGTCGCCATCGGGCGCCAGTACCGCGGCCCTGCGCGACGGCGCGATCCTCTGCGAAGGCGAGGTCGAGGGCAGCTTCCGGCCCCACATCGCCGACACCTGCGCCGAGGCCGTAGCGGGCGCGGCCATCGTCATGATCACGCTTCCCGCCAACGGCCACCGCGCGGTCTACGACGCGCTTGTCCCGGCCCTGAGCGACGGCCAGCTGGTGATCATCAGCGCTCAGCCGATCCTCGCCGGCTACCGGCTGAGCGACGCCGTGGTGGCGCGGGGCCTCGACGTGCCGGTAATGGTCTGGGGCACGACGCTGCTGCGTTCGCGCCGCCACGAGGGCACCAAGGTGCGCATCAACACCATCCGCCGCCGCATCGATGCGGCGGTCACGCCCGCCGACGCGCCGGTGCAGTCGCTCTGCACGGAGGTCTTCGGCGACCACTTTCAGATGCGCGACGGCCTGATGGCGGTCTCGCTTGCCAACATCAATCCCCAGTGTCACCTGGCGCTCGCCCTCACCAACATCACTCGGATGGAGCGGCGTGAGGCCTGGGGGCAGGGTGAGAACCTCACCTCCTCGGTCTCCCGACTGATGGCGGACCTCGACGCGGAGCGGGTGGCGATCGGTGCGGCCATGGGCATCGAGGTGCGCTCTCTCGCCGAGCACTACCACCTGACCTACGACATTCCCCGGGCCGCGTTCGAAATCATGGCCGAGGCGGTGCGTGACATGGGCCCCGGCCAGCTTGGCCCAACCACTCCGAACAGCCGCTACGTGCTTGAAGATGCGCCCTTCGGCCTCGTCGCGCTCGTGGCACTTGGGCGCGCGACAGGGCGCGAGGCGGTGCTGCACTCCGCCGGACTTAGGCTGCTGTCTTCGCTCTACGGGCGGGACTTCGAGGCTGAAAACGACTTGCTTGAGGGTGTCGACGTCAGCGCGCTGGTGAGGAAGGCGACCGTCTAG
- a CDS encoding cation:proton antiporter produces the protein MHDDPFFGFDSYHLTLAVLGLVVILARWVPRLVSQREPAAAPLMLLFGATASLLLPEVTLLPDPRSAPLAWELASELTVIVALFGAGLRIDALGPWPRWMPTARLLVLAMPLTIAAVAFLGASLAGMTLAAAILLGAVLAPTDPVLAGDVQVGPPHEGEEHPVRFTLTTEAALNDGLAFPFVYLGLLVAAEGTGFVDFLTDWLLLDVIWRIAVGALLGWLGGRALGWVLFRLPSEAPLAETASGIIALAGILLCYGSTELAEGYGFISVAVMGLTLRRIEEHHQYHRRLHDFSETIEHALTAVLLVALGTMLPLLLGALTWPLVAIAVLVLAIVRPLAAWISLWGAGLGRNDRAIVSVYGVRGVGSIYCLCYAASHIEFRDEAALWSLVALVILISAVLHGFTVGRALEHASKGGNG, from the coding sequence ATGCATGACGACCCGTTCTTCGGCTTCGATTCCTACCATCTGACGTTGGCCGTGTTGGGGCTGGTCGTGATCCTCGCCCGCTGGGTGCCGCGCCTCGTATCGCAGCGGGAACCAGCGGCTGCTCCTCTGATGCTGCTCTTCGGGGCAACTGCGAGCCTGCTGCTGCCGGAAGTCACGTTACTGCCCGACCCGCGCTCCGCCCCTCTGGCTTGGGAGCTGGCGAGTGAACTGACGGTGATCGTAGCACTCTTCGGTGCCGGTTTGCGGATCGACGCCCTCGGACCTTGGCCGCGCTGGATGCCGACGGCGCGGCTCCTCGTTCTCGCAATGCCGCTGACAATCGCAGCAGTGGCGTTCCTCGGCGCAAGCCTCGCTGGCATGACCCTGGCCGCCGCAATTCTGCTTGGCGCGGTGCTCGCGCCGACGGACCCGGTCCTCGCCGGGGACGTGCAGGTCGGCCCGCCGCACGAGGGAGAGGAGCACCCGGTTCGCTTCACGCTGACGACCGAGGCGGCGCTGAACGACGGGCTGGCCTTCCCTTTCGTCTATCTTGGCCTGCTCGTCGCCGCCGAAGGAACGGGTTTCGTGGACTTCCTGACCGACTGGCTCCTGCTCGATGTGATCTGGCGCATCGCGGTCGGCGCGCTGCTTGGCTGGCTGGGCGGGCGGGCACTTGGCTGGGTCCTGTTCCGTCTGCCGTCCGAGGCGCCGCTCGCCGAAACGGCATCGGGTATCATCGCGCTGGCCGGCATTCTTCTCTGCTATGGCTCGACCGAACTGGCAGAAGGCTACGGCTTCATTTCGGTCGCGGTCATGGGCCTGACCTTGCGCCGGATCGAGGAACACCACCAATACCATCGGCGCCTCCATGACTTCTCCGAGACCATCGAGCACGCGCTGACCGCGGTCCTGCTGGTCGCGCTCGGCACGATGCTGCCATTGCTTCTGGGTGCCCTTACTTGGCCGCTGGTGGCCATCGCGGTCTTGGTATTGGCGATCGTCCGGCCGCTGGCTGCCTGGATTTCGCTGTGGGGCGCGGGGCTGGGACGGAATGACCGCGCCATTGTCTCTGTCTACGGCGTCCGCGGCGTAGGTTCGATCTATTGCCTTTGCTACGCCGCAAGCCATATCGAATTCCGCGACGAGGCGGCACTCTGGTCGCTGGTGGCCTTGGTGATCCTGATCTCGGCCGTCCTCCACGGCTTCACGGTCGGCAGGGCGCTGGAGCATGCGAGCAAGGGGGGCAATGGGTGA
- a CDS encoding GIY-YIG nuclease family protein, whose translation MNRRYYWTKTWGAPDIPEYDALALSHEGTRQRILGYIQPGDIIVYLTSDAKESDPMLRGRLAGAVEIADPVLEVDVEFLRPNEKRPPEHYRDGDGRFRWPYGIAVSRTWVFIEQESNDTLIPDHADKRMQGAASIHEMRPEEIGRLMSLDVREQVKGGATAKLPFQGSLHRPWRQQAGMRKAANVNPGTHLYIAQIYDAHGLTFKVGSGKVADRVDELNRYRRLTQGEAKWSERSSSQFATVAGARAAEDFILFEAKKAGYGSDDHSEFLVGISSRDLNALYAKSIEIGLAVDAEETIV comes from the coding sequence ATGAACCGCCGGTATTATTGGACCAAGACTTGGGGTGCCCCCGACATCCCAGAGTATGATGCGTTGGCACTAAGCCACGAAGGTACCCGCCAACGGATACTGGGCTACATCCAGCCTGGAGATATCATTGTTTACCTGACTAGTGACGCCAAAGAATCTGATCCGATGCTGCGCGGGCGGCTCGCTGGAGCCGTCGAGATTGCCGATCCCGTCTTAGAAGTGGATGTCGAATTTCTGCGACCAAACGAGAAACGACCGCCCGAGCATTATCGGGATGGAGACGGGCGGTTCCGTTGGCCTTATGGCATCGCCGTTTCACGGACTTGGGTCTTCATTGAGCAGGAAAGCAACGATACATTAATTCCAGATCACGCGGACAAGCGCATGCAGGGCGCGGCAAGCATTCACGAGATGCGACCGGAAGAGATCGGTCGTCTTATGTCGCTTGATGTTCGAGAACAGGTGAAGGGCGGGGCGACCGCAAAGTTGCCATTTCAGGGCTCACTCCATCGTCCCTGGCGCCAACAGGCCGGGATGCGCAAGGCGGCAAACGTGAACCCCGGCACGCATCTCTACATCGCACAGATCTATGATGCTCATGGTTTGACGTTTAAAGTCGGCTCCGGGAAGGTCGCAGACAGAGTTGATGAACTAAACCGCTACCGCCGTCTGACCCAAGGAGAGGCAAAATGGTCCGAAAGGTCATCGAGCCAATTCGCCACAGTCGCTGGCGCCCGAGCAGCTGAAGACTTTATCCTTTTTGAAGCAAAAAAGGCTGGGTATGGGTCTGACGATCACTCAGAGTTTCTTGTTGGGATTTCGAGCCGCGACCTGAATGCGCTCTATGCGAAGTCCATCGAAATCGGCCTGGCCGTGGATGCAGAAGAGACGATCGTTTGA
- a CDS encoding P-loop NTPase fold protein codes for MYETARNQIRHFLSNWTNSTDNPKFAVLIEGKWGCGKTHFIQSLVYQPDFTKRKIIYLSLFGVGSMQDFERQLFYAASSKATKFIHQGVGFASSLFSGAISVGSGGIFSGSADIGKAVESTLGQVTKAVDAINDALVIIDDLERCGFEQSKLLGVLNRYIEHGNARVILVANTSRVKDVKFNEFREKVVGQSFEIPPDPETAVASFISEMSETKAKQVIVARTDLIEELYRLSQFNNLRAIRQFLWFLIGMIDAADEQYLHNTELMDSLTTQAFIFFMEFKLNLGGSEYALTPIDLLSEYGGHDPEDRSFYTFKIKDDEPDTPKRKVILKYNLVTGIRTSVTIRQWIDILNSGTVDPERFNSELAGASEVNGPDSWPSWKRLWHIWSWDFSDGSVKEFDADITDILKGIEQGRYQNPVVVMHVVGVILMLLNEGLIKDATDGWVQRLKRYIDEVVTPGLDLESFSSTRWNFDSGYDGLGYVRRDEQDFKEVLSHLQEAAKNWYANWKAQPVADHLIETLKTDYFEFLGDLTYINGKGTQRFFREPILQSIDPGNFVAAWLSLGREKERMLTGYFKDRYDSVPQLILTEGPWWQSVADCLSVKIDKEEIMPRKAQMRGLVKGIANLVDERLCKQRLRGLLTGQECQSEIDLSWTLKQT; via the coding sequence ATGTATGAAACAGCCAGAAACCAGATTAGACACTTCCTCTCAAATTGGACAAATTCCACCGACAACCCCAAATTCGCCGTTTTGATCGAAGGGAAGTGGGGCTGCGGCAAGACGCATTTCATTCAAAGCCTGGTCTATCAGCCTGACTTCACCAAGCGCAAAATAATCTACCTCTCGCTATTCGGCGTTGGCAGTATGCAAGATTTTGAGCGGCAGTTGTTCTATGCAGCGTCTTCCAAAGCTACGAAGTTCATACATCAAGGGGTCGGCTTTGCTTCCTCCTTGTTCTCTGGCGCTATTTCTGTCGGCTCCGGTGGCATATTTTCGGGGTCAGCAGACATCGGCAAGGCTGTTGAAAGCACACTTGGTCAGGTGACCAAAGCTGTTGATGCGATCAATGACGCACTGGTCATAATAGATGACCTCGAACGTTGTGGGTTTGAACAATCAAAATTGCTTGGCGTCCTCAATCGCTACATCGAACATGGCAACGCACGGGTCATTCTGGTCGCAAATACAAGCCGGGTCAAAGACGTAAAGTTTAACGAGTTCAGGGAAAAGGTTGTCGGTCAATCCTTCGAAATCCCACCTGACCCAGAAACTGCGGTAGCGTCCTTCATCAGCGAGATGTCAGAGACGAAAGCCAAGCAAGTGATCGTCGCTCGAACGGATCTAATTGAAGAACTCTACCGTCTCTCGCAATTCAATAACCTTCGGGCAATTCGTCAGTTCTTGTGGTTTCTTATCGGCATGATTGATGCTGCCGACGAACAATATCTACACAATACTGAATTGATGGATAGCTTGACAACGCAAGCATTCATATTCTTCATGGAGTTCAAATTGAACTTGGGAGGCTCAGAATATGCGCTCACCCCTATTGATCTTCTCTCCGAGTATGGTGGCCACGATCCCGAAGACCGAAGCTTCTATACGTTCAAGATCAAAGATGATGAGCCCGACACCCCCAAGCGTAAAGTGATCCTCAAATACAACCTCGTGACTGGTATCCGAACATCCGTGACAATCCGTCAGTGGATCGACATTCTGAATAGCGGAACGGTCGATCCCGAACGGTTCAATAGCGAACTGGCAGGCGCATCCGAAGTTAACGGTCCGGACAGTTGGCCCTCTTGGAAACGGCTTTGGCATATTTGGAGTTGGGACTTTTCGGACGGGTCGGTCAAAGAATTCGACGCCGACATCACCGACATCCTAAAGGGTATTGAACAAGGTAGGTATCAGAACCCAGTTGTCGTAATGCATGTCGTAGGCGTTATCTTAATGTTGCTGAACGAGGGATTGATTAAAGATGCCACGGATGGCTGGGTTCAAAGACTCAAGCGATATATTGATGAAGTAGTCACTCCTGGCCTTGACCTTGAAAGCTTTAGTTCAACCCGTTGGAATTTTGACTCTGGATATGATGGTTTGGGCTATGTTCGTCGCGACGAGCAGGACTTCAAGGAAGTGCTGTCTCATTTGCAGGAGGCCGCAAAGAACTGGTACGCTAACTGGAAAGCCCAACCGGTTGCAGATCATTTAATCGAGACACTGAAAACAGACTACTTTGAGTTTCTAGGGGACCTAACCTACATCAACGGCAAGGGCACCCAAAGATTCTTTCGCGAGCCTATATTGCAGAGCATCGATCCTGGGAACTTCGTCGCCGCTTGGTTATCCCTTGGTAGGGAAAAAGAACGGATGCTGACTGGGTATTTTAAAGATCGCTATGACAGCGTGCCACAACTAATCCTGACCGAAGGCCCCTGGTGGCAGAGCGTAGCAGACTGCCTTTCCGTCAAGATCGACAAAGAGGAAATAATGCCGCGTAAAGCCCAGATGCGCGGTTTGGTGAAGGGGATCGCCAACTTGGTGGATGAAAGACTATGTAAACAGCGACTGCGTGGTCTGTTGACCGGCCAAGAGTGCCAAAGTGAAATCGACCTCAGTTGGACACTCAAACAAACGTAA
- a CDS encoding isoaspartyl peptidase/L-asparaginase family protein: MTGSYTLVIHGGAGVLPREAMTPEAEGRYHVALNHALAAGEAVLAADGSAVDAVEAAVCALEDEPLFNAGRGAVFTRDGRHEMDAAIMDGRDRMAGAVAGICGPRNPIRAARAVMQRTDHVLMIGAGAHAVATEAGLPFEEDTYFFTQARWYSLQETLEMERAGRLDDDPSRRHGTVGAVARDRHGALAAATSTGGMTAKRTGRVGDTPVIGAGTFADNRSCAVSATGDGEAFLRLAVAHEIEARIRLTSASLYDAAGGVVRDDLTSIGSSGGLIAVAADGSFTAPFNCEGMYRGWSVEHGARETHIY, from the coding sequence ATGACTGGCAGCTACACTCTCGTGATCCATGGAGGAGCCGGCGTATTGCCCCGAGAGGCGATGACGCCCGAGGCCGAGGGGCGGTATCATGTGGCTCTGAACCACGCCCTGGCCGCCGGCGAGGCCGTGCTGGCCGCCGATGGCAGCGCGGTCGACGCGGTCGAGGCGGCTGTCTGCGCGCTTGAGGACGAACCGCTGTTCAACGCCGGCCGTGGCGCGGTTTTCACCCGCGACGGGCGGCACGAGATGGACGCCGCGATCATGGATGGGCGCGACCGGATGGCGGGCGCGGTCGCCGGAATCTGCGGCCCCCGCAATCCGATCCGCGCTGCCCGTGCGGTGATGCAGCGGACCGACCACGTACTGATGATAGGTGCAGGCGCGCATGCCGTCGCCACGGAGGCTGGGCTACCTTTCGAGGAGGACACCTATTTCTTCACCCAGGCGCGCTGGTACAGCCTGCAGGAGACGCTCGAGATGGAGCGCGCCGGACGGCTGGACGATGATCCGAGTCGGCGACACGGCACGGTGGGCGCTGTCGCTCGCGACCGGCACGGCGCGCTGGCGGCCGCCACTTCGACCGGGGGCATGACCGCAAAGCGGACGGGCCGCGTGGGCGACACCCCGGTCATCGGCGCGGGCACCTTCGCCGACAACCGCAGCTGCGCCGTCTCTGCCACCGGCGACGGCGAAGCTTTCCTGAGGCTGGCCGTCGCGCACGAGATCGAAGCCCGGATACGGTTGACCTCGGCCTCGCTCTACGATGCGGCCGGCGGCGTGGTCCGCGACGATCTTACGTCGATCGGAAGCTCCGGCGGGCTGATCGCGGTGGCTGCGGACGGCAGCTTTACCGCGCCGTTCAACTGCGAAGGCATGTACCGCGGCTGGAGCGTCGAGCACGGCGCGCGCGAGACCCATATCTATTGA
- a CDS encoding cyanophycinase, with protein sequence MANPSARAVPKQVAVRDAKINSCDMGLSRERFLGNLTTTYGASPANQDRLMNMSAKVTEGAPETVAAPRRARGALVAIGGAEDKTNEIGILRTVLALTEKPDPVVGVVTTASSIPDDVFAAYDAAFRIIGAADVLDVRVRDRRGANAPQVIEMIKRVDVLFISGGDQMRLTHVFGGSAALDAIRRRHETGMVIAGTSAGAACQSSTMVYGGPADDSLRKGAVKMSAGFGFIDGVIIDTHFLERGRFSRLMEVGATNPEYLGVGLGEDAAAQFDGGLIRVFGPGHVIVVDSSEISGSNVYDLAEGEAVAVSGVKMHALVDGYGYSLTDRRVLEPDELEAHGLEPRIANT encoded by the coding sequence ATGGCCAATCCCTCTGCCCGGGCAGTGCCGAAACAAGTGGCAGTTCGTGACGCGAAGATCAATTCATGCGACATGGGGCTGTCGCGTGAACGATTTCTTGGTAACCTAACCACAACATATGGGGCATCGCCCGCCAATCAGGACAGATTGATGAACATGTCGGCAAAGGTTACCGAGGGTGCTCCGGAAACCGTCGCGGCGCCGAGGCGCGCCCGCGGCGCGCTGGTCGCCATCGGCGGTGCCGAGGACAAGACCAACGAGATCGGCATTCTGCGCACCGTCCTCGCGCTGACGGAAAAACCCGATCCGGTGGTGGGCGTGGTTACCACCGCCAGCAGCATCCCCGACGACGTCTTCGCCGCCTACGACGCAGCGTTCCGCATCATCGGTGCGGCCGATGTCCTGGACGTGCGCGTGCGCGACCGGCGTGGCGCCAATGCCCCGCAGGTGATCGAGATGATCAAGCGCGTGGACGTGCTTTTCATCTCGGGCGGGGACCAGATGCGCCTGACACATGTCTTCGGCGGCTCGGCCGCGCTCGACGCGATCCGCCGGCGGCACGAGACAGGGATGGTCATCGCTGGCACCAGCGCGGGCGCGGCCTGCCAGTCATCGACCATGGTCTATGGCGGCCCGGCCGACGACTCGCTGCGCAAGGGCGCCGTCAAGATGTCGGCCGGCTTCGGGTTCATCGACGGCGTGATCATAGACACGCACTTTCTCGAACGGGGGCGGTTCTCGCGCCTGATGGAGGTCGGCGCGACCAACCCGGAATACCTTGGCGTGGGGCTCGGAGAGGACGCGGCGGCGCAATTCGACGGCGGACTCATCCGGGTGTTCGGCCCCGGACACGTCATCGTGGTTGACAGTTCGGAGATCAGCGGTTCGAATGTGTATGACCTCGCCGAAGGAGAAGCTGTCGCGGTTTCCGGCGTGAAAATGCACGCGCTGGTCGATGGGTATGGATATAGCCTGACAGACCGGCGAGTCCTCGAGCCCGACGAGCTTGAGGCACACGGTCTGGAGCCAAGGATTGCAAATACTTGA
- a CDS encoding cyanophycin synthetase family protein, with protein MQILENRALRGPNYFSRYQSIYMRLDIDDLEDRPSDKVPGIVDALRALIPTIYDHRCSVGEPGGFLQRVENGTYAGHMVEHVAIELQNLVGFSVGYGKTVDSYDRGIYDVVYRYRDEATGLAAGEAAVDIVRRLYDGQPVDLQPHIDHLKEVRDANALGPSTGSIVNAAKARNIPWNNLTAGTSYTQLGHGKN; from the coding sequence TTGCAAATACTTGAAAACCGCGCACTGCGCGGCCCCAACTATTTCAGCCGCTACCAATCTATCTACATGCGCCTCGACATCGATGATCTCGAGGACCGCCCAAGCGATAAGGTCCCCGGGATCGTGGACGCGCTCAGGGCGCTGATTCCGACCATCTACGACCATCGCTGCTCGGTCGGTGAGCCGGGCGGCTTCCTCCAGCGGGTGGAAAACGGCACTTATGCCGGGCACATGGTCGAGCACGTCGCCATCGAACTGCAGAACCTCGTGGGCTTCTCCGTGGGGTACGGCAAGACGGTCGACAGCTACGATCGCGGCATCTACGACGTCGTCTATCGCTACCGCGACGAGGCGACGGGCCTTGCCGCAGGAGAGGCGGCCGTCGATATCGTGCGCAGGCTGTACGATGGCCAGCCGGTCGATCTGCAGCCGCATATCGACCACCTCAAGGAAGTGCGTGACGCCAACGCGCTGGGGCCGTCGACGGGTTCGATCGTGAACGCCGCCAAGGCGCGCAACATCCCGTGGAACAACCTGACCGCGGGCACCAGCTATACCCAGCTGGGCCACGGCAAAAATTAG